The following are encoded in a window of Kitasatospora sp. NBC_01250 genomic DNA:
- a CDS encoding thiopeptide-type bacteriocin biosynthesis protein gives MPDWDSFHLHLHSGTAAVDGFLTAELAPLLDGLVAEGRASAWFFIRYGEGGPHLRIRVRDLSRSDSAELAATLGRLGKALPSLDGPWESSHGELRLVPYVPETERYGGESALPEAEEVFALSSRVAVLALEPGPGASQRLALGIDLALTTALALGLDRLSGAQWLRRQASGWRWVTEVPVLPGATVHARVNSVFALQHQALVGRAEALWTDPAQQAAPWLTRWAERVRAATVREPWVWASHLHMLFNRLGITPDEERAVCRLAARALLDAGEPPSFFPEGHRAPDHQYLERSKFQAGRPQDSALRLLPPEASTALGRPGPRDVALPAGPPPTSSLHQALTERVTARGQLTGPLAADTLGTLLWSTLAESHHSERLLPDGTRYVAAHRPYPSAGALYTARLRLIALDVPGLAAGTYDCVPEQRALRPIGPAPSIDELTALSSYFSRPAGDPDLVGIAEVPAVLGLHLEFGLLRGRYGLRALRLGLLEAGHLAQTLLLTATALGLRSVPLSGFLDDLAHELFGLDATDQPLQYLLPLGRRTD, from the coding sequence ATGCCCGACTGGGACAGCTTCCACCTCCACCTGCACAGCGGTACCGCGGCGGTGGACGGCTTCCTCACCGCCGAACTGGCCCCGCTGCTCGACGGCCTGGTCGCGGAGGGGCGGGCCTCGGCCTGGTTCTTCATCCGCTACGGCGAGGGCGGCCCGCACCTGCGGATCCGGGTGCGCGACCTGAGCCGGTCCGACTCCGCCGAGCTGGCCGCCACGCTGGGCCGGCTCGGCAAGGCGCTGCCCTCCCTAGACGGCCCCTGGGAATCGAGCCACGGCGAGCTGCGGCTGGTGCCCTACGTCCCCGAAACCGAGCGCTACGGCGGCGAGTCGGCGCTGCCGGAGGCCGAGGAGGTGTTCGCGCTCTCCTCCCGGGTGGCGGTGCTGGCGCTGGAACCCGGGCCGGGCGCCTCCCAACGCCTCGCGCTGGGCATCGACCTGGCCCTGACCACCGCGCTCGCGCTCGGCCTGGACCGGCTGTCGGGCGCCCAGTGGCTGCGCAGGCAGGCGTCGGGCTGGCGCTGGGTGACCGAAGTCCCGGTGCTGCCGGGCGCCACGGTGCACGCACGGGTCAACTCCGTCTTCGCGCTCCAGCACCAGGCCCTGGTGGGCCGTGCCGAAGCCCTCTGGACCGACCCCGCGCAGCAGGCCGCCCCCTGGCTCACCCGCTGGGCGGAGCGGGTGCGCGCCGCCACCGTCCGCGAGCCGTGGGTGTGGGCCTCCCACCTGCACATGCTCTTCAACCGCCTCGGCATCACCCCCGACGAGGAGCGGGCCGTCTGCCGGCTGGCGGCCCGCGCCCTGCTGGACGCGGGCGAGCCGCCCTCCTTCTTCCCCGAGGGCCACCGCGCCCCGGACCACCAGTACCTGGAACGCAGCAAGTTCCAGGCCGGCCGCCCCCAGGACAGCGCGCTGCGACTGCTGCCACCGGAGGCGTCGACCGCGCTCGGCCGCCCCGGGCCGCGCGATGTCGCGCTGCCCGCCGGCCCGCCGCCCACGTCCTCGCTGCACCAGGCGCTCACCGAACGGGTCACCGCGCGCGGCCAGTTGACCGGACCGCTGGCCGCCGACACACTGGGCACCCTGCTCTGGTCCACCCTCGCCGAGAGCCACCACAGCGAGCGGCTGCTGCCCGACGGCACCCGCTACGTCGCGGCGCACCGTCCCTACCCGAGCGCCGGCGCGCTCTACACCGCCCGGCTGCGCCTGATCGCCCTGGACGTCCCGGGCCTGGCCGCCGGCACCTACGACTGCGTCCCCGAACAGCGCGCGCTGCGACCGATCGGCCCCGCCCCGAGCATCGACGAACTCACCGCGCTCTCCTCCTACTTCTCCCGCCCCGCCGGCGATCCCGACCTGGTGGGGATCGCCGAGGTGCCCGCGGTGCTGGGCCTGCACCTGGAGTTCGGCCTGCTGCGCGGCCGCTACGGCCTGCGGGCGCTGCGCCTGGGCCTCCTGGAGGCCGGTCACCTCGCCCAGACGCTGCTGCTCACCGCGACCGCGCTCGGCCTGCGCAGCGTGCCGCTGTCCGGCTTCCTCGACGACCTGGCCCACGAGCTGTTCGGCCTGGACGCCACGGACCAGCCGCTGCAGTACCTGCTCCCGCTGGGCCGGCGCACCGACTGA
- a CDS encoding nuclear transport factor 2 family protein, whose product MSKIEIDAATAEFFGAFDNRGGRSADVDRIRRLMLPSGVIVNTGAHFTVYTVEEFIEPRRQLLSEGRLVEFSEWETSERTDIAGDIACRFGEYRKSGTLDGEPYEGVGTKTFQFVRTPEGWRIAAFSWYDQP is encoded by the coding sequence ATGTCCAAGATCGAGATAGACGCGGCAACTGCCGAGTTCTTCGGCGCCTTTGACAACCGCGGCGGCCGGTCCGCCGACGTGGACCGGATCCGCCGGCTGATGCTGCCGAGCGGGGTGATCGTCAACACCGGTGCGCACTTCACCGTCTACACGGTGGAGGAGTTCATCGAGCCCCGCCGGCAGCTGCTGAGCGAGGGGCGGCTGGTCGAGTTCTCCGAGTGGGAGACCTCCGAGCGCACCGACATCGCGGGCGACATCGCCTGCCGGTTCGGCGAGTACCGCAAGTCCGGGACCCTGGACGGCGAGCCGTACGAGGGGGTGGGGACCAAGACCTTCCAGTTCGTCCGCACCCCGGAGGGCTGGCGGATCGCCGCGTTCTCCTGGTACGACCAGCCCTGA
- a CDS encoding cytochrome P450 yields METAGRGAGALRRLYGPEAEADPVGLYEKLRAEYGEVAPVLLHGDLPAWLIVGHSANLTAMRTPSRFSRDSRRWRAFQEGQVAPDSPLMPVIAWQPLCVFADGEEHRRLRQAVTDSLNRFDRRGIRRHVTRFTDQLVQDFGPTGRAELVSQFAEHLPMLVMTQLVGMPEEYGPRLVEAARDLMKGTETAIASNDYVVATLRRMMDRKRVAPGADLVSWLMQHSAGLSDDEVLEHLRVVLLAANETTVNLIADTLKMVLTDQRFRAHLSGGQMTLSEALDQVLWDSPPMSLVAGRWATGDTELGGRRIKEGDMLLLGLAAGNADPVVRPDLSTPLHGNRSHLSFGSGPHECPGQDIGRAIAETGIDILLTRLPDIQLAVEEEELTYTSAWISRHLAGLPVHFEPRTPDEEEPPPALGADAPALPRLPQAAPGVAGTVGIPRQRRGWWRTLTGLFRR; encoded by the coding sequence ATCGAGACAGCCGGGCGCGGCGCAGGCGCCCTGCGGCGGCTCTACGGGCCCGAGGCCGAGGCCGACCCGGTGGGCCTGTACGAGAAGCTGCGGGCCGAGTACGGCGAGGTGGCGCCCGTGCTGCTGCACGGCGACCTGCCGGCCTGGCTGATCGTCGGCCACTCCGCGAACCTCACCGCGATGCGCACGCCCTCCCGGTTCTCCCGCGACTCGCGCCGCTGGCGGGCCTTCCAGGAGGGGCAGGTCGCCCCGGACTCCCCGCTGATGCCGGTGATCGCCTGGCAGCCGCTGTGCGTGTTCGCGGACGGCGAGGAGCACCGGAGGCTGCGCCAGGCGGTCACCGACAGCCTGAACCGCTTCGACCGGCGCGGGATCCGGCGCCACGTCACCCGCTTCACCGACCAGCTGGTCCAGGACTTCGGCCCCACCGGCCGGGCCGAGCTGGTCTCCCAGTTCGCCGAGCACCTGCCGATGCTGGTGATGACCCAACTGGTCGGCATGCCCGAGGAGTACGGCCCCCGGCTGGTGGAGGCGGCCCGGGACCTGATGAAGGGCACCGAGACGGCGATCGCGAGCAACGACTACGTGGTCGCCACGCTGCGCCGGATGATGGACCGCAAGCGGGTGGCGCCCGGCGCCGACCTGGTGTCCTGGCTGATGCAGCACAGCGCCGGGCTCAGCGACGACGAGGTGCTGGAGCACCTGCGGGTGGTGCTGCTCGCCGCCAACGAGACGACCGTCAACCTGATCGCGGACACCCTGAAGATGGTCCTCACCGACCAGCGGTTCCGGGCCCATCTGTCGGGCGGTCAGATGACCCTGTCCGAGGCGCTGGACCAGGTGCTGTGGGACTCCCCGCCGATGTCGCTGGTCGCGGGCCGCTGGGCCACCGGGGACACCGAGCTCGGCGGGCGGCGGATCAAGGAGGGCGACATGCTGCTGCTCGGCCTGGCGGCCGGCAACGCCGACCCGGTCGTCCGCCCCGACCTGTCGACGCCGCTGCACGGCAACCGCTCCCACCTGTCCTTCGGCAGCGGCCCGCACGAGTGCCCCGGCCAGGACATCGGCCGGGCGATCGCGGAGACCGGCATCGACATCCTGCTCACCCGGCTGCCGGACATCCAACTCGCCGTCGAGGAGGAGGAGCTGACCTACACCTCCGCCTGGATCTCCCGTCACCTGGCCGGGCTGCCGGTGCACTTCGAGCCGCGCACGCCCGACGAGGAGGAGCCGCCGCCGGCGCTCGGGGCGGACGCGCCCGCGCTGCCGCGGCTGCCGCAGGCCGCGCCGGGCGTCGCCGGGACCGTCGGCATCCCCCGGCAGCGGCGCGGCTGGTGGCGCACGCTGACCGGGCTGTTCCGCCGCTGA
- a CDS encoding GTP-binding protein, whose amino-acid sequence MAVAPQGPAVGPQDEDLLPDSATMAVKVVIVGGFGVGKTTLVGSVSEIRPLTTEETMTQAGEGVDDLSGVERKTRTTVAMDFGRISISEELVLYVFGTPGQERFWFLWNGLFEGALGAVVLVDTRRLEVSFDVIGRLEDRGVPFVVAVNTFPESPSYPTEELRTALDLPAEVPIVACDARTRESSRDVLMALMHYLYTLSAPPTR is encoded by the coding sequence GTGGCGGTGGCACCGCAGGGACCCGCCGTGGGGCCGCAGGACGAGGACCTGCTCCCGGACTCGGCCACCATGGCGGTCAAGGTCGTGATCGTGGGCGGCTTCGGCGTCGGCAAGACGACCCTGGTCGGCTCGGTGAGCGAGATCCGCCCGCTGACCACCGAGGAGACGATGACGCAGGCCGGGGAGGGCGTCGACGACCTCTCCGGGGTCGAGCGCAAGACCCGCACCACGGTCGCGATGGACTTCGGCCGGATCAGCATCAGCGAGGAGCTGGTGCTGTACGTCTTCGGCACGCCCGGGCAGGAGCGGTTCTGGTTCCTCTGGAACGGGCTGTTCGAGGGGGCCCTCGGCGCGGTCGTGCTGGTCGACACCCGTCGGCTGGAGGTCAGCTTCGACGTGATCGGGCGGCTGGAGGACCGCGGCGTGCCGTTCGTCGTCGCGGTGAACACCTTCCCCGAGTCCCCGAGTTATCCGACCGAGGAGCTGCGCACCGCCCTCGACCTGCCGGCGGAGGTGCCGATCGTCGCCTGCGACGCGCGGACCCGCGAATCCAGCCGGGACGTCCTGATGGCCCTGATGCACTACCTGTACACCCTCTCGGCCCCGCCCACGCGGTGA
- a CDS encoding DUF742 domain-containing protein yields MSTPERGEGGIPERLYVITRGRSGLADQTTFDLVTLIVARAEPTPAMPPEHAAILRICGSPLSVAEISAYLRLPASVVTVLLTDLLTEERIEARACVPQAILPERALLEAVISGLQRL; encoded by the coding sequence ATGAGCACACCTGAACGCGGCGAGGGCGGCATCCCCGAACGCCTCTACGTGATCACCCGTGGCCGCAGCGGCCTGGCCGACCAGACCACGTTCGACCTGGTCACGCTGATCGTCGCGCGGGCCGAACCGACGCCGGCGATGCCGCCGGAGCACGCGGCGATCCTGCGGATCTGCGGTTCGCCGCTGTCCGTGGCCGAGATCTCCGCCTACCTGCGGCTGCCGGCCAGCGTGGTCACCGTGCTGCTGACCGACCTCCTCACCGAGGAGCGGATCGAGGCCCGCGCGTGCGTCCCGCAGGCGATCCTGCCCGAGCGCGCCCTGTTGGAGGCGGTGATCAGTGGACTACAGCGACTCTGA
- a CDS encoding roadblock/LC7 domain-containing protein — protein MIQQRTNMDWMLKDLADSVPCLRHIIVLSADGLRMAQHGTCTDTADRLAAACAGLQSLAAAVGQEFPEGDGRMRLVVIEVSGGFFYLMAAGARAFLAVLADEGVDAGLVGQRMRDLVARIGEHLSTPARKGEVA, from the coding sequence GTGATTCAGCAGCGGACCAACATGGACTGGATGCTCAAGGACCTGGCGGACAGCGTCCCGTGCCTCCGTCACATCATCGTGCTCTCCGCCGACGGCCTGCGGATGGCCCAGCACGGCACCTGCACCGACACCGCCGACCGGCTGGCCGCGGCCTGCGCCGGCCTGCAGAGCCTGGCCGCGGCGGTGGGGCAGGAGTTCCCCGAGGGCGACGGCCGGATGCGGCTGGTGGTGATCGAGGTGAGCGGCGGCTTCTTCTACCTGATGGCGGCCGGTGCCCGCGCCTTCCTCGCGGTGCTGGCCGACGAGGGTGTGGACGCCGGCCTGGTGGGCCAGCGGATGCGGGACCTGGTCGCCCGGATCGGCGAGCACCTCAGCACGCCCGCGCGCAAGGGCGAGGTCGCGTGA
- a CDS encoding ATP-binding protein: MLAGTSPGSRRSAPVLVWLLPTVVTVAAAVLAASVVSPDAREGVVWCGVLAVVGVVAVAVETARRGRAMVGLRERAARLEQELRHRLARQESETLRLARTDLPDAVARLQRGGFIEDVLKVYQAHDPAVGAEFQAARLAVLRSVLEAVDNEENMRESAQRAFVNIARRVQAIIHRQAQDLREMEDRHGNDPAVFDDLLRLDHGNALVGRLADSIAVLGGARPGRQWSRAVPLYSVLRGGMSRILEYPRVELHPVSAVAVVGPAVEPLIHAVAELLDNATRYSPPQTKVHLTAAEVQTGIAIEIEDGGLSLSEEGRARAERMIEEARAGIDLNDLGETPRLGLAVVGRLAKAYGFQVSLRPSAYGGVRAVLIVPQEYLTTAPATGLAHGIGVTGGPRDATGTRRRSATLPGFSARPAFGTTAAARPGPSHQDDDVPVVTERTANGLPQRRRHAAPFRMSTGQAPRTSAAGTPKAAEPAKEVQPGLWLAAFTEGVNGHTSSEESAEKGEQ; encoded by the coding sequence ATGCTTGCTGGAACGTCACCCGGAAGCCGGCGCTCCGCTCCCGTGCTCGTGTGGCTGCTGCCCACGGTCGTGACGGTGGCGGCGGCCGTCCTCGCCGCCTCGGTGGTCTCCCCCGACGCCCGCGAGGGCGTGGTCTGGTGCGGAGTGCTGGCCGTCGTGGGGGTGGTGGCGGTGGCCGTCGAGACCGCGCGCCGGGGGCGTGCGATGGTGGGGCTGCGCGAGCGGGCCGCGCGGCTGGAGCAGGAGCTGCGCCACCGGCTGGCCCGGCAGGAGAGCGAGACGCTCCGGCTGGCGAGGACCGACCTGCCCGACGCGGTCGCCCGGCTGCAGCGCGGCGGTTTCATCGAGGACGTGCTCAAGGTCTACCAGGCCCACGACCCCGCGGTGGGCGCGGAGTTCCAGGCCGCCCGGCTGGCCGTGCTGCGCTCGGTCCTGGAGGCGGTCGACAACGAGGAGAACATGCGCGAGTCCGCGCAGCGGGCCTTCGTGAACATCGCCCGCCGGGTGCAGGCGATCATCCACCGGCAGGCCCAGGACCTGCGGGAGATGGAGGACCGGCACGGCAACGACCCCGCCGTCTTCGACGACCTGCTGCGCCTGGACCACGGCAACGCGCTGGTCGGACGCCTGGCCGACAGCATCGCCGTGCTCGGCGGCGCCCGCCCCGGGCGGCAGTGGAGCAGGGCGGTGCCGCTGTACAGCGTGCTGCGCGGCGGCATGTCGCGGATCCTGGAGTACCCGCGGGTCGAGCTCCACCCAGTCTCGGCGGTGGCCGTGGTCGGACCGGCCGTCGAGCCGCTCATCCACGCGGTCGCCGAACTGCTGGACAACGCCACCCGGTACTCCCCGCCGCAGACCAAGGTGCATCTGACCGCCGCCGAGGTGCAGACCGGCATAGCGATCGAGATCGAGGACGGCGGCCTCAGCCTCAGCGAGGAGGGCCGGGCCCGCGCCGAGCGGATGATCGAGGAGGCCCGGGCCGGCATCGACCTCAACGACCTCGGCGAGACCCCGCGGCTCGGCCTGGCCGTGGTCGGCCGGCTGGCGAAGGCCTACGGGTTCCAGGTCTCGCTGCGCCCCTCCGCCTACGGCGGCGTGCGCGCGGTGCTGATCGTGCCGCAGGAGTACCTCACCACCGCGCCCGCCACCGGCCTGGCCCACGGCATCGGCGTCACCGGCGGGCCCCGGGACGCGACGGGGACGCGGCGGCGGTCGGCCACGCTGCCGGGCTTCTCGGCCCGGCCCGCCTTCGGCACCACCGCGGCGGCCCGGCCGGGGCCGTCCCACCAGGACGACGACGTCCCGGTGGTCACCGAGCGCACCGCGAACGGCCTGCCGCAGCGCCGCCGGCACGCCGCGCCGTTCCGGATGAGCACGGGCCAGGCACCCCGGACCAGCGCCGCCGGGACCCCGAAGGCCGCCGAGCCGGCCAAGGAGGTCCAGCCCGGTCTGTGGCTGGCCGCGTTCACCGAGGGCGTGAACGGCCACACCAGTAGCGAAGAGTCGGCAGAGAAGGGCGAGCAGTGA
- a CDS encoding helix-turn-helix domain-containing protein, giving the protein MDVPVDADVPVDADVPVDADVPVDVGVAGGGEAPGVRPGAAVAGPTLSSLSRSLGPARPSGVPERFADRPVRGVRPLDASLALPSAELDLRDVLVLLPPGAAGTLDPVGAELLLRRLTERRVAGLACPAGPDGRSAPAVLAAAAERVALPLLAVPEGVDWPQVAQAVSDERHRAAQAGARLPGELLARLRGRSEANGGQGGHGGQGMHGGSGDGEGTGVDGEVQAVLDWLARTVAGEVALIAATGAPTAQAPAGARELPPEAAPSIARVRAGELDAAGLDLGSGQLRLLPVGPHPPRPVLAVRRTAPFDPGLTHAMAGAADLLPLLLRLREANARELRAHRLLAAARVGVLQMLMGGELLLAQRTAASVDPGLLDAEQARVLILQGRPEDREGAVAECGAATVGAALVVRCPVYDGNVIIVAPVHGDARPGADWDTVRARLRGVVAARPDRYLGGSGTAPLAATAQSYRDAARALAVARQLAERVALGGARIELVEVLDQRARPWADALLGPALALPRGEREPLLDTLRLVLEFGVTGAARLTGRHRNTVSGTRKRAAALLALDLGDVLTRARLDLALQLQTASEPPSGTLAERPVPLARLLAADPARGWAQRWLAPLAQDGRDLRRTLLTWVGCNTRVERAAARLGLYPDTVRDHLKAADRLLQRDLLSPSGPHDLVLSLLAVGAIGPSKEAAAEPH; this is encoded by the coding sequence GTGGATGTGCCGGTGGACGCCGATGTGCCGGTGGACGCTGATGTGCCGGTGGACGCCGATGTGCCGGTGGACGTGGGCGTTGCGGGCGGGGGCGAGGCTCCCGGCGTCCGGCCGGGGGCGGCGGTGGCCGGCCCGACCCTGTCCTCGCTGAGCCGCTCGCTGGGTCCGGCCCGGCCGAGCGGCGTTCCCGAGCGGTTCGCCGACCGGCCGGTGCGCGGCGTGCGACCGCTGGACGCGAGCCTGGCACTGCCGTCGGCCGAGCTGGACCTGCGGGACGTGCTGGTGCTGCTGCCGCCCGGCGCCGCGGGGACGCTCGACCCGGTGGGCGCCGAACTGCTGCTCCGGCGGCTGACGGAGCGGCGGGTGGCCGGGCTCGCCTGCCCGGCCGGTCCTGACGGCCGGTCGGCGCCGGCGGTGCTGGCCGCGGCGGCGGAGCGGGTCGCGCTCCCGCTCCTCGCCGTCCCCGAGGGCGTCGACTGGCCGCAGGTCGCGCAGGCCGTCAGCGACGAGCGCCACCGGGCCGCGCAGGCCGGTGCCCGGCTGCCGGGCGAACTTCTCGCCCGGCTGCGCGGCCGGTCCGAAGCCAACGGCGGGCAGGGCGGGCACGGCGGTCAGGGCATGCACGGCGGCAGCGGTGACGGCGAGGGTACCGGCGTCGACGGCGAGGTGCAGGCGGTGCTGGACTGGCTCGCCCGCACGGTCGCCGGCGAGGTCGCGCTGATCGCCGCCACCGGCGCCCCGACGGCCCAGGCACCCGCCGGGGCCCGGGAGCTGCCGCCGGAGGCCGCACCGAGCATCGCCCGCGTCCGCGCCGGCGAGCTGGACGCGGCCGGCCTGGACCTCGGCTCCGGGCAGCTGCGCCTGCTGCCTGTGGGCCCGCACCCGCCGCGCCCGGTGCTGGCCGTGCGGCGGACGGCACCGTTCGACCCGGGGCTGACGCACGCGATGGCCGGTGCGGCCGACCTGCTGCCGCTGCTCCTGCGGCTCCGGGAGGCGAACGCCCGGGAGCTGCGGGCGCACCGGCTGCTGGCCGCCGCGCGGGTGGGCGTGCTGCAGATGCTGATGGGCGGTGAACTGCTGCTGGCCCAGCGGACCGCCGCCAGCGTCGACCCCGGGCTGCTGGACGCCGAGCAGGCTCGGGTGCTGATCCTGCAAGGGCGGCCCGAGGACCGCGAGGGCGCGGTGGCGGAGTGCGGCGCGGCCACGGTCGGCGCGGCGCTGGTGGTGCGCTGCCCGGTCTACGACGGGAACGTGATCATCGTGGCGCCGGTGCACGGCGACGCCCGCCCGGGCGCCGACTGGGACACCGTCCGCGCGCGGCTGCGCGGGGTCGTCGCCGCCCGCCCCGACCGCTACCTCGGCGGCAGCGGCACCGCACCGCTGGCAGCGACCGCGCAGTCCTACCGGGACGCCGCACGGGCGTTGGCGGTGGCCCGGCAGCTGGCCGAGCGGGTGGCCCTGGGCGGAGCGCGGATCGAGCTGGTGGAGGTGCTCGACCAGCGGGCCCGGCCGTGGGCGGACGCGCTGCTGGGGCCGGCCCTGGCGCTGCCCCGCGGTGAGCGCGAACCGCTGCTCGACACCCTGCGGCTGGTCCTGGAGTTCGGGGTGACGGGCGCGGCCCGCCTCACCGGCCGGCACCGCAACACGGTCTCGGGCACCCGCAAGCGCGCGGCGGCCCTGCTCGCGCTGGACCTGGGCGACGTGCTGACCCGCGCCCGGCTTGACCTCGCCCTGCAGCTGCAGACCGCGTCCGAGCCGCCGAGCGGCACCCTCGCCGAGCGGCCCGTCCCGCTGGCGCGGCTGCTGGCCGCCGACCCGGCGCGCGGCTGGGCGCAGCGGTGGCTGGCCCCGCTCGCGCAGGACGGGCGTGACCTGCGGCGCACCCTGCTGACCTGGGTCGGCTGCAACACCCGGGTGGAGCGCGCGGCTGCCCGGCTGGGGCTCTACCCCGACACGGTCCGCGACCACCTGAAGGCCGCCGACCGGCTGCTGCAACGCGATCTGCTCTCCCCCTCGGGCCCGCACGACCTGGTCCTGAGCCTGCTGGCCGTCGGCGCCATCGGGCCGTCGAAGGAGGCAGCGGCCGAGCCGCACTGA
- a CDS encoding DUF2000 domain-containing protein, which yields MRSTNETESASASAPTSATAPTSATAVGEAAAAPVRFDTRIAVLLRDDLEPWQRLNVTAFLVSGLGTVAPEVIGEPYRDADGTGYLPMFRQPVLVFEGAKETLAAGHARALSRALPVAVFTSDLFGTGNDRDNRAAVRAVGRDGLDLVGMAVYGPRNAVDKVLKGAHMHP from the coding sequence ATGAGATCCACGAACGAGACCGAGTCCGCCAGCGCCAGCGCCCCCACCAGCGCCACCGCCCCCACCAGCGCTACCGCCGTCGGCGAGGCCGCCGCCGCCCCCGTCCGCTTCGACACCAGGATCGCCGTGCTGCTCCGCGACGACCTGGAGCCCTGGCAGCGGCTGAACGTGACCGCCTTCCTGGTCAGCGGGCTCGGCACGGTGGCCCCCGAGGTGATCGGCGAGCCGTACCGGGACGCCGACGGCACCGGCTACCTGCCGATGTTCCGCCAGCCCGTGCTGGTCTTCGAAGGGGCGAAGGAGACCCTGGCCGCCGGGCACGCCCGTGCGCTCTCCCGTGCGCTGCCGGTGGCCGTGTTCACCTCGGACCTGTTCGGCACCGGCAACGACCGGGACAACCGGGCGGCGGTGCGGGCCGTGGGCCGCGACGGACTCGATCTCGTGGGCATGGCCGTGTACGGGCCGCGCAACGCCGTGGACAAGGTGCTCAAGGGGGCGCACATGCACCCCTGA
- a CDS encoding AraC family transcriptional regulator: protein MAPGQERTAAQLTAWHPSVPGVVEVLHARFTEHAYPMHVHDAWTLLIVDDGAVRYDLDGHRHGTPDGTVSLLPPQVPHNGSPATAQGFRKRVLYLDMTQLDERFIGAAVDGPDLADPLLRDRVARLHTALAHRGEELEAESRLALIGERLRGHLRPSPAFGQPQGGGGIAGGLRELLDERLVEGLTLERAAGLLHAHPAHLVRAFSAAFGIAPHQYLVSRRVDLARRLLLDGQPPREVATATGFYDQAHLTRHFKRVIGTTPGRYTKGART from the coding sequence GTGGCACCGGGACAGGAACGCACCGCAGCACAGCTCACCGCCTGGCACCCGTCGGTCCCGGGTGTCGTGGAGGTGCTCCACGCCCGCTTCACCGAGCACGCCTACCCGATGCACGTCCACGACGCCTGGACGCTGCTGATCGTCGACGACGGGGCGGTCCGCTACGACCTGGACGGCCACCGGCACGGCACCCCGGACGGCACCGTGAGCCTGCTGCCGCCGCAGGTGCCGCACAACGGCTCACCCGCCACCGCGCAGGGGTTCCGCAAGCGCGTGCTGTACCTCGACATGACGCAGTTGGACGAGCGGTTCATCGGTGCGGCGGTGGACGGCCCGGACCTCGCCGATCCGCTGCTGCGCGACCGGGTCGCCCGCCTGCACACGGCCCTCGCCCACCGGGGCGAGGAGTTGGAGGCGGAGAGCCGCCTGGCCCTGATCGGCGAGCGGCTGCGCGGCCACCTGCGCCCCAGCCCGGCCTTCGGGCAGCCGCAGGGCGGTGGCGGCATCGCGGGCGGCCTGCGGGAGCTGCTGGACGAGCGGCTGGTCGAGGGCCTCACCCTGGAGCGGGCCGCCGGTCTGCTGCACGCCCACCCGGCCCATCTGGTGCGCGCCTTCAGCGCGGCCTTCGGCATCGCCCCGCACCAGTACCTGGTCTCCCGCCGGGTCGACCTGGCCCGCCGCCTGCTGCTGGACGGGCAGCCGCCGCGCGAGGTGGCCACCGCCACGGGCTTCTACGACCAGGCGCACCTCACCCGGCACTTCAAACGCGTCATCGGCACCACCCCGGGCCGCTACACCAAGGGCGCCCGCACCTGA
- a CDS encoding arylsulfatase, with the protein MTTIGFLHTADVHVPAFRALLRELAPGIADRHVVDPGLLADARAGRPYQDGLRARLGELGAAGAEVVVCTCSTIAGAAEQAAPNVVRIDRPMAEAAARYPRIGVGYAVESTLAPTRALLAEVGAGDRVVEIACPAAWPLFEAGDLPGYHAAVADRVRAAAGAVDVVLLAQASMAPAAALLADLPVPVLTSPALAVREAVSRARHPLTDRSA; encoded by the coding sequence GTGACCACCATCGGATTCCTGCACACCGCCGACGTGCACGTGCCCGCCTTCCGCGCCCTGCTGCGCGAACTCGCCCCCGGGATCGCCGACCGGCACGTGGTGGACCCGGGCCTGCTCGCCGACGCCCGCGCGGGCCGGCCCTACCAGGACGGGTTGCGGGCCCGGCTCGGCGAGCTGGGCGCCGCCGGGGCCGAGGTGGTCGTCTGCACCTGCTCGACGATCGCGGGGGCCGCCGAGCAGGCCGCCCCGAACGTCGTGCGGATCGACCGGCCGATGGCCGAGGCCGCCGCCCGGTATCCGCGGATCGGTGTCGGGTACGCCGTCGAGTCCACCCTGGCCCCGACCCGCGCGCTGCTGGCCGAGGTCGGTGCCGGCGACCGCGTGGTCGAGATCGCCTGCCCGGCGGCCTGGCCGCTCTTCGAGGCCGGCGACCTGCCCGGCTACCACGCCGCCGTCGCCGACCGGGTCCGCGCCGCGGCCGGAGCCGTCGACGTGGTGCTCCTCGCCCAGGCCTCGATGGCACCCGCCGCCGCCCTGCTCGCCGACCTCCCGGTCCCGGTCCTGACCAGCCCGGCCCTGGCGGTTCGCGAGGCCGTCAGCCGGGCGCGACACCCGCTCACCGACCGGAGCGCGTAG
- a CDS encoding DUF6296 family protein — MAEAYELVFAHDPHGPGEDDQDVVTVRPTGATGPGGHPIYADPSGAVRAEISDRGEIRMLATTGHQDSLSPTAVRPVP; from the coding sequence ATGGCCGAAGCCTACGAACTCGTCTTCGCCCACGACCCGCACGGCCCCGGCGAGGACGATCAGGATGTCGTCACGGTCCGCCCGACCGGCGCCACCGGGCCGGGCGGCCACCCGATCTACGCCGACCCGAGCGGCGCCGTCCGGGCCGAGATCAGCGACCGGGGCGAGATACGGATGCTCGCCACCACCGGGCACCAGGACTCGCTCTCCCCCACCGCCGTGCGCCCGGTGCCCTGA